The following are from one region of the Ignavibacteriota bacterium genome:
- a CDS encoding indolepyruvate oxidoreductase subunit beta — MKSDIILAGVGGQGILSIASVIGMAALENHLYLKQAEVHGMSQRGGAVQSHLRISEKEIASDLIPLGKADLIISVEPMESLRYLSWLSEDGWLVTNTTPFVNIPDYPDMKDLLAEIEKLSHHIAINADEIARHVKSPKSSNIAMLGAASPFLNLSYESLESGIKKIFEKKGEKVVQLNLDALQAGRKFAIEHMSIMSSLKTN, encoded by the coding sequence ATGAAATCAGATATAATTTTAGCTGGAGTAGGCGGACAAGGAATTTTATCAATTGCATCTGTTATTGGTATGGCTGCACTTGAGAATCATCTGTACTTAAAACAGGCAGAGGTTCATGGAATGAGTCAACGCGGCGGTGCAGTTCAGTCACATCTAAGAATTTCCGAGAAAGAAATCGCAAGTGACCTTATCCCTCTTGGAAAAGCAGATTTAATAATTTCTGTTGAACCGATGGAATCATTGCGGTACTTGTCCTGGCTTTCAGAGGATGGTTGGCTGGTAACAAATACAACTCCCTTTGTTAACATCCCGGATTATCCTGATATGAAAGATCTGCTTGCTGAAATAGAAAAACTTTCACATCATATCGCAATTAATGCAGATGAAATTGCACGGCACGTAAAATCACCGAAGTCATCAAACATTGCTATGCTTGGTGCAGCTTCTCCGTTCCTGAATCTTTCTTATGAAAGTCTGGAAAGCGGAATTAAGAAAATTTTTGAAAAAAAAGGGGAGAAAGTAGTACAATTAAATTTGGATGCGCTCCAAGCAGGACGAAAGTTTGCAATTGAACATATGTCCATCATGAGTAGTTTAAAAACTAATTGA
- a CDS encoding indolepyruvate ferredoxin oxidoreductase — protein MEKILLLGAEAIAQGAIDGGMSGIYAYPGTPSTEITEFVQRNKIAIERKLHNEWSANEKTAMEAALGMSYAGKRAMVCMKHVGLNVAADAFINSAITGVNGGLLVTVADDPSMHSSQNEQDSRFFGKFAMIPILEPANQQEAYDMAYEGFELSEKFKIPVMIRITTRLSHSRSGIERREIKKENQLTYPEDPIQFVLLPSNARKRYKGLLSVQSLLEQESERSVYNTYIPGRDKSLGIIACGIAYNYLKENYQEKSCPHPVLQLNQYPLPFSKVEKLVDECEKVLVLEDGYPFVEEQLRGFLNINSKIIGRLNGTIPRDGELNPDIVAKALGKEVKGGFAVPKIVANRPPELCSGCSHRDIYNALNETMKEFGKQKVFSDIGCYTLGALPPWNAINSCVDMGASITMAKGAADAGVRPSVAVIGDSTFTHSGMTALLDCVYENSPVTIIISDNSTTAMTGGQPSHATGRLEDICVGLGVQPEHVKVLTPLPKYHDEMVKVLREELMYEGVSVIIPKRECIVQSVAKSKKEVRTKVEVAA, from the coding sequence ATGGAAAAAATATTATTACTTGGTGCTGAAGCAATTGCTCAGGGTGCAATTGATGGAGGCATGTCAGGAATTTATGCTTATCCGGGAACACCTTCCACAGAGATTACAGAATTTGTTCAGCGCAATAAAATTGCAATCGAAAGAAAATTACACAACGAATGGTCTGCTAACGAAAAAACCGCGATGGAAGCTGCATTGGGTATGAGTTATGCCGGAAAACGTGCGATGGTTTGTATGAAGCACGTCGGATTAAATGTTGCCGCTGATGCGTTCATAAATTCAGCAATAACCGGTGTCAATGGTGGCTTATTAGTTACAGTTGCAGATGACCCTTCGATGCATTCTTCACAGAACGAACAAGACTCCCGTTTCTTTGGAAAGTTTGCTATGATACCGATTCTTGAACCGGCGAATCAGCAGGAAGCTTATGATATGGCTTATGAAGGATTTGAGCTGTCAGAAAAATTTAAAATTCCCGTGATGATTAGAATCACAACAAGACTTTCTCACTCTCGTTCCGGAATTGAAAGGCGGGAAATCAAAAAAGAAAATCAACTTACATATCCGGAAGATCCGATTCAATTTGTTCTTCTTCCTTCAAATGCAAGAAAAAGATACAAAGGATTACTTTCAGTTCAATCATTGTTAGAGCAAGAATCTGAACGATCTGTTTACAATACTTACATTCCCGGAAGAGATAAATCACTTGGAATAATTGCCTGCGGAATTGCATATAATTATCTGAAAGAAAATTATCAGGAAAAAAGTTGTCCACATCCGGTTCTTCAATTAAATCAATATCCGCTTCCATTTTCAAAAGTTGAAAAGCTGGTTGACGAGTGTGAAAAAGTTTTAGTCCTTGAAGATGGTTATCCCTTTGTAGAAGAACAGTTGAGAGGATTCTTAAATATTAACTCGAAAATTATCGGAAGATTGAATGGGACAATTCCTCGTGATGGTGAATTAAATCCTGATATAGTTGCAAAAGCACTTGGGAAAGAAGTAAAAGGCGGATTTGCAGTTCCTAAAATAGTTGCAAACCGTCCACCAGAACTTTGTTCAGGTTGCAGTCATCGGGATATTTATAATGCTCTTAACGAAACAATGAAGGAATTCGGCAAGCAGAAAGTATTTTCTGACATTGGATGTTATACACTTGGTGCTCTTCCTCCGTGGAATGCGATTAATTCCTGTGTTGATATGGGCGCATCAATTACTATGGCAAAAGGAGCTGCTGATGCTGGTGTCAGACCTTCGGTTGCAGTCATTGGTGATTCAACATTCACACATAGTGGAATGACAGCATTGCTCGATTGTGTTTATGAAAATTCACCGGTCACTATTATAATTTCAGATAATTCGACTACGGCGATGACCGGTGGTCAGCCATCTCATGCAACTGGAAGGCTTGAGGATATTTGTGTTGGACTTGGTGTACAACCCGAGCATGTTAAAGTTCTTACTCCACTGCCTAAGTATCACGATGAAATGGTTAAAGTTCTGCGGGAAGAATTGATGTATGAAGGTGTTTCCGTAATAATTCCCAAAAGAGAATGTATTGTGCAGTCAGTCGCAAAAAGTAAGAAAGAAGTTAGGACGAAAGTTGAGGTGGCAGCATAA
- a CDS encoding B12-binding domain-containing radical SAM protein, whose amino-acid sequence MKKILFTHSYFYRFDPKQWAAKQPYPPLGTIYAASVMRQAGYDVDLFDTALIESPEIISVQIRNKKPDYLVIYDDGFNYLTKMCLTNMRDAAFRMAEIAKENGITVIMSSSDAADHYEKYLQHGVDFVVIGEGELTLKELISKIDSGEKNYNQIDGLAFKENSEIIKTSQRQIVKELDSFPIPAWDLVDISSYKKIWIENHGYFSLNIATTRGCPFKCNWCAKPIYGNRYNSRSPQKVADEIEFLLNNFQPDHFWMCDDIFGLKPGWVQEFRNVIKVKGLKFKYKIQSRVDLLLQEDTISALAESGAETVWVGAESGSQKILDAMDKGTTVKQIYEATNNLKKNGIRTAFFLQFGYLGEEKADIEKTINMVLDLMPDDIGISVSYPLPGTKFYEKVKEQLNEKSNWTDSDELAMMYKAAFSPSYYKKLHRYVHKVYRRKQSLMNIKNVLLNPFTINRKKIRSALSILYYVPSSIADSIVLKKLETAK is encoded by the coding sequence ATGAAAAAGATTCTTTTTACGCATTCGTATTTCTATCGCTTCGATCCCAAACAATGGGCTGCAAAGCAACCTTATCCACCGCTGGGAACAATCTATGCTGCATCTGTTATGCGACAAGCAGGATATGATGTCGATTTATTTGATACTGCGTTGATAGAATCTCCTGAAATAATTTCAGTACAGATTAGAAATAAAAAACCAGATTATCTCGTTATCTATGATGATGGATTTAACTATCTGACTAAAATGTGTCTCACAAATATGAGAGATGCTGCATTTAGAATGGCTGAGATAGCGAAAGAAAATGGTATCACTGTAATTATGTCCAGCTCTGATGCAGCCGATCATTATGAAAAATATCTTCAGCACGGAGTTGACTTTGTTGTTATTGGTGAGGGCGAGTTAACATTGAAGGAATTGATTTCAAAAATTGATTCCGGTGAGAAAAATTATAACCAAATTGATGGATTGGCATTTAAAGAAAATTCTGAAATTATTAAAACTTCTCAGAGACAAATAGTAAAAGAGCTTGATTCGTTTCCGATACCTGCATGGGATTTGGTTGACATTTCTTCATACAAAAAAATCTGGATTGAAAATCATGGATACTTCTCACTGAATATTGCTACGACGAGAGGTTGTCCGTTCAAATGCAACTGGTGTGCAAAACCAATTTACGGAAACAGGTATAATTCAAGATCACCACAGAAAGTTGCGGATGAAATTGAGTTCTTGCTTAATAATTTTCAACCGGATCATTTCTGGATGTGCGATGATATTTTCGGTTTAAAACCCGGATGGGTTCAGGAATTCAGAAACGTGATAAAAGTAAAAGGACTGAAGTTCAAATATAAAATTCAGTCAAGAGTTGATTTACTTCTTCAGGAGGATACGATTAGTGCATTAGCAGAATCAGGTGCTGAAACAGTTTGGGTTGGTGCAGAATCCGGCTCGCAAAAAATTCTGGATGCAATGGATAAAGGAACTACCGTTAAACAAATTTATGAAGCAACAAATAATTTAAAGAAGAATGGAATCAGAACTGCTTTCTTCCTTCAGTTCGGTTATCTCGGTGAAGAAAAAGCAGATATCGAAAAAACCATCAATATGGTTCTCGATTTAATGCCAGATGATATTGGAATTTCAGTATCGTATCCTTTGCCAGGCACAAAGTTTTATGAAAAAGTTAAAGAGCAATTAAATGAAAAATCTAACTGGACGGACTCGGATGAGCTTGCGATGATGTATAAAGCAGCTTTCTCACCTTCCTATTACAAAAAGCTTCACAGATACGTTCACAAAGTTTATAGGCGAAAACAGAGTCTGATGAACATTAAAAATGTTCTGCTTAATCCTTTTACAATCAACAGAAAAAAGATTCGTTCTGCCTTATCAATATTGTATTATGTTCCTTCCTCGATAGCTGATTCGATTGTGCTGAAAAAACTTGAAACCGCGAAATAA
- a CDS encoding class I SAM-dependent methyltransferase, translating to MNSEASQLTNVNKAFSLQSLNYDEYDKSNPTLTWMRKKVMNHALKFLRTDNKILELNSGTGIDAQFFAEKGFTVHCTDLSDGMVEQMKKKFSSGKFADKISVQQCSFTELDQIEGKKFDFIFSNFGGLNCIPDLKAVTKFFPQLLNKNGRVCLVILPPVCLWEIVQLLRGKFKFAFRRFKRNGTLANVEGIKFQTYYFSANELMKALGKNFKLLKLESLALFTPIPQMEKIPKKFPRFARVLNKMDEIISGIAPFNRIGDHIIVTAEYTAM from the coding sequence ATGAATTCTGAAGCATCTCAACTGACAAACGTAAACAAAGCTTTTTCTCTTCAATCATTAAACTACGATGAATATGATAAATCAAATCCAACATTAACCTGGATGCGAAAAAAGGTGATGAATCATGCATTGAAGTTTCTTCGAACTGATAATAAAATATTAGAACTAAACAGCGGAACCGGAATTGATGCTCAGTTCTTTGCTGAGAAAGGATTTACTGTTCACTGTACTGATCTTTCAGACGGAATGGTTGAGCAAATGAAAAAAAAATTTTCATCCGGAAAGTTCGCTGATAAAATATCTGTTCAACAATGTTCATTTACAGAACTTGATCAAATTGAAGGAAAAAAATTTGATTTTATTTTTTCAAACTTTGGTGGATTGAATTGTATTCCAGATCTTAAAGCAGTAACAAAATTTTTTCCTCAATTGCTGAATAAAAATGGAAGAGTTTGTCTGGTTATTCTTCCTCCGGTTTGTCTGTGGGAAATTGTGCAGCTATTAAGAGGCAAATTCAAATTTGCTTTCAGAAGATTTAAACGAAACGGAACTCTTGCAAATGTTGAAGGAATAAAATTTCAAACCTACTATTTTTCGGCAAATGAATTAATGAAAGCACTCGGTAAAAATTTTAAATTGTTGAAACTTGAAAGTTTAGCGTTGTTCACTCCAATTCCTCAGATGGAAAAAATTCCGAAAAAATTTCCACGATTCGCGAGAGTATTGAATAAAATGGATGAAATAATTTCCGGAATTGCACCGTTCAACAGGATTGGTGATCACATAATTGTAACTGCAGAATATACAGCAATGTAA
- a CDS encoding ABC transporter ATP-binding protein, translating to MSGIFIIILLLTNAVLDVFSIASVLPLVALLLNPELIHSNNLLKSIYNFSGISNSTDFFILITTSVIVLFIIKNIISYWIFRYQSKYAFDVSAGLSGNLLNHFYTLPFLKIKYADTSMYLNRIVNIPPSFVTNILLSLLTIFSEGLIVILISSGLLIYSFDIFLLLLLILGPGAFIYYLIRKKKLSVLNYNLKTKLPKVLRLATEAIKGFVESTIFQKQKHFTNKFDQINKGLNNDYSKLTTAQGTSIKFVEIIIMMGIGILFIYSNLFIDNKNEVVLILSLFAAASYKIVPSINRIFVSFLNIKTHQFTLDELNDIENFKTALSNKSHQPISVNDKIELNNVSFEYPSSSFKLNVKNFKVKKGEKVGIRGLSGSGKSTLINIFIGLISIQKGEFLIDGNKINSDEISEWQKLIGYVGQNPFIFNDSLLYNIAFDYELNADDQERINKTLNFLNLDNLVQSLPDGLNTNIGEEGSKLSGGQKQRIAIARALFPEREILIFDEITSNLDKETEKEVIQTILKVAKRDKTIIFVSHKDEILNTCDKIYRVENGDVFLDKEKVTSSIDD from the coding sequence TTGAGCGGGATTTTTATTATCATTCTATTGTTAACAAATGCTGTCCTCGATGTCTTTTCTATTGCTTCGGTTCTTCCTTTAGTTGCACTATTATTAAATCCTGAGCTTATTCATTCAAATAATTTGTTGAAATCAATTTATAATTTTTCAGGGATTAGTAACAGCACTGATTTCTTTATTCTTATAACTACTTCCGTAATTGTTCTATTCATTATTAAAAATATTATCAGCTATTGGATTTTTCGATATCAATCAAAATACGCTTTTGATGTATCTGCTGGACTTTCAGGAAATTTGTTGAATCATTTTTACACTTTGCCATTTCTTAAAATTAAATATGCTGATACATCAATGTATCTAAATAGAATTGTTAATATCCCACCTTCATTTGTTACAAATATCTTATTATCACTCCTTACAATATTTAGTGAAGGGTTAATAGTAATTCTTATCTCATCCGGTTTGCTAATATATAGTTTTGATATCTTTCTACTGCTTTTATTGATTCTCGGACCTGGAGCTTTTATCTACTATTTAATCAGGAAAAAGAAGCTCAGTGTTTTGAATTACAATTTGAAAACAAAATTACCAAAAGTGTTGAGGCTCGCTACCGAGGCAATAAAGGGATTTGTTGAGTCGACAATATTTCAAAAGCAAAAGCATTTTACAAACAAATTTGATCAGATAAATAAAGGATTAAATAATGATTATTCTAAACTGACTACAGCACAAGGAACTTCAATTAAGTTTGTGGAAATAATTATAATGATGGGTATTGGAATTTTATTCATTTATAGTAATCTCTTTATCGATAATAAAAACGAAGTGGTTTTAATATTGAGTTTGTTTGCAGCTGCTTCCTATAAAATTGTTCCATCGATAAACAGAATATTCGTTTCATTCTTAAACATAAAGACGCATCAGTTCACGTTGGATGAATTAAACGATATTGAAAATTTTAAAACTGCTCTATCAAATAAAAGTCATCAACCTATTTCTGTTAATGATAAAATCGAGTTAAATAATGTTTCCTTCGAGTACCCTAGTTCATCGTTCAAGTTAAACGTAAAAAATTTCAAAGTAAAGAAAGGTGAAAAAGTTGGAATTCGTGGTCTGTCAGGATCAGGAAAAAGTACTTTGATAAATATTTTCATCGGTTTGATTTCAATTCAGAAAGGTGAATTCCTTATTGATGGTAATAAAATTAATTCTGATGAAATTTCCGAATGGCAGAAATTAATAGGATATGTTGGTCAGAATCCGTTCATATTTAATGATTCCCTCTTGTACAACATCGCTTTTGATTATGAACTCAATGCTGATGATCAGGAAAGAATAAACAAGACATTGAATTTTTTGAATCTGGATAATCTGGTACAAAGCCTGCCAGATGGACTAAACACAAATATCGGAGAAGAAGGCTCAAAACTTTCTGGTGGTCAAAAGCAAAGGATTGCAATTGCCAGAGCTCTTTTTCCTGAAAGAGAAATTTTAATTTTCGATGAGATCACAAGCAATCTTGATAAAGAAACCGAAAAGGAAGTAATCCAAACAATTTTGAAGGTTGCAAAGAGGGATAAAACTATAATTTTTGTATCTCATAAAGACGAAATTCTTAATACCTGCGATAAAATTTATCGTGTTGAAAATGGAGATGTTTTCCTTGATAAAGAAAAAGTAACTTCCTCAATTGATGATTAA
- a CDS encoding glycosyltransferase, with amino-acid sequence MIKISAVIATRNRKDSLYRTLRAILNQTYKLEEVIIVDSSDEKLEEAELRNTFLGLNIKYFTSVPSVCLQRNVGIQQSTSEYIFICDDDIESEPGYVLALSHFIENNGLNNAVSGLILEKNKNEVWISQHPPNTISGLLFKFVFQLSVWGELDQKIFSSLWLKPVVSFYEKRGNGFSFAGWPVITNFNSPVFKTKIYGLGASIIKKELLINNPFDEVLDNYGIGDNYGICIKLPDKVTVLTESLVFHHKESENRLDSGITYYRRVLALHYFLKKSNRFNSINTLWLIWSLIGSIILFVKNREFRLARASLISIIKIITFNNPYHIGLKKNIKNVCPKFNGGH; translated from the coding sequence ATGATTAAAATTAGTGCAGTAATTGCCACCAGAAACAGGAAGGATTCATTATACAGAACGTTAAGAGCAATCCTTAATCAGACTTACAAGCTTGAGGAAGTGATAATTGTTGATTCGAGTGATGAGAAATTAGAAGAGGCTGAATTACGAAACACATTCCTTGGTCTGAATATTAAATACTTTACTTCTGTCCCGTCTGTTTGTCTGCAACGAAATGTTGGAATTCAACAATCAACATCCGAATATATTTTTATTTGCGATGATGATATTGAGTCGGAACCTGGCTACGTATTAGCGTTGTCACACTTTATTGAAAACAATGGATTAAATAATGCTGTTTCTGGATTGATATTGGAGAAGAATAAAAATGAAGTATGGATATCACAACATCCTCCAAATACTATATCAGGTTTATTATTCAAATTCGTTTTTCAGCTTTCAGTTTGGGGAGAACTTGACCAAAAAATATTCAGTTCTCTATGGTTAAAACCAGTAGTAAGTTTTTATGAAAAAAGAGGAAATGGTTTCTCTTTTGCGGGATGGCCTGTAATTACAAATTTCAACAGCCCTGTATTTAAAACGAAAATTTATGGTTTGGGTGCAAGCATAATAAAAAAAGAATTGCTGATAAATAATCCATTCGATGAAGTTTTAGATAATTATGGAATCGGGGACAACTATGGGATTTGTATCAAGCTACCTGATAAAGTTACTGTGCTGACAGAATCTTTAGTTTTTCATCATAAAGAATCTGAAAACCGGCTTGATAGTGGGATTACATATTACAGACGAGTATTAGCACTTCATTATTTCTTAAAGAAAAGTAATCGATTCAATTCTATAAACACTCTCTGGCTTATTTGGTCACTAATTGGCAGCATCATTTTGTTCGTAAAAAATCGGGAATTCAGATTGGCAAGAGCATCATTAATATCAATTATTAAGATTATTACTTTTAATAACCCATATCATATTGGTTTAAAAAAGAATATTAAAAATGTATGCCCGAAATTTAATGGAGGGCATTAA
- a CDS encoding amidohydrolase family protein, giving the protein MSSVILNNISILNNSGDRFYVSILDGKINTVNAGLIKGQGNSNIINFKDALAFPGLFNAHDHLEFNLFPRLSSKIYRDYLEWGNDIHRLYSIEINTTLNIPIELRMKFGMIKNLFNGITSVIHHGSNSIRKSDQIINVFGSYNYLHSVSLEKNWRIKLNMRSNKLPFIIHLGEGSGETIENEINKLFKWNLFKRKIIAVHGISINANLADKLAALIWCPDSNLFLYKKTANIIELKNKIPILFGSDSNLTSDPNFWNHIRIARQFNALNDEELINSMTSLPGELLNVKGIGKIKNGYQADIVVVKKKSENNYDAFFNVNPEDILIIIRSGKIILFDESLEGECAYLNYNKIKIRGSIKFTDKEIVAIIKKLEDHKVQLPLEISIVD; this is encoded by the coding sequence ATGTCATCAGTTATTCTAAATAACATTTCAATTCTGAATAATTCAGGTGATCGCTTTTATGTTTCGATTCTCGACGGCAAAATTAATACGGTCAACGCCGGACTGATCAAAGGTCAGGGTAATTCAAATATAATTAATTTTAAAGATGCGTTAGCCTTCCCAGGATTATTTAATGCGCATGATCATCTTGAATTTAATCTCTTCCCTCGTTTAAGTTCAAAGATTTATAGAGACTATCTTGAATGGGGGAATGATATTCACAGATTATATTCGATAGAAATTAATACTACATTGAATATTCCAATTGAGTTAAGAATGAAATTTGGAATGATTAAGAATTTGTTCAATGGAATCACTTCTGTTATACATCACGGAAGTAATTCTATTAGAAAATCAGATCAAATTATCAATGTATTTGGGAGTTATAACTATTTGCATTCAGTCAGTTTAGAAAAGAATTGGCGCATAAAGTTAAATATGAGATCAAATAAACTTCCTTTTATTATTCATCTTGGAGAGGGAAGTGGAGAAACTATTGAAAATGAGATCAATAAACTATTCAAATGGAATTTGTTCAAAAGGAAAATAATTGCAGTGCATGGAATTAGTATAAATGCAAACCTCGCGGATAAGCTGGCTGCACTGATTTGGTGTCCCGATTCAAACTTATTTCTTTATAAAAAAACAGCTAACATTATTGAATTAAAAAATAAAATACCGATTTTGTTTGGATCCGATTCGAACCTCACATCTGATCCAAATTTCTGGAATCATATCAGGATTGCAAGGCAGTTTAATGCATTAAATGATGAAGAATTAATTAATTCTATGACATCATTGCCGGGTGAATTGTTAAATGTAAAAGGCATTGGCAAAATTAAAAATGGATACCAGGCTGATATTGTTGTTGTGAAGAAAAAAAGTGAAAATAATTATGATGCGTTTTTTAATGTTAATCCTGAAGATATATTAATAATTATCCGATCCGGAAAAATCATTCTCTTTGACGAATCATTGGAAGGTGAATGTGCATATTTAAACTATAATAAGATCAAAATTAGAGGTTCAATAAAATTTACAGATAAAGAAATAGTTGCAATAATTAAAAAGTTAGAAGATCACAAGGTTCAACTCCCTTTAGAAATTTCGATCGTTGACTAG
- a CDS encoding glycosyltransferase family 4 protein codes for MKRVAIIVNGGIGNGKFLQGVPSMVYLIERLSHDFEIVVYSLIKTEIKEVSKNFKLKSILANIKSPGWFKAFLLLFLFLKDHMIKRYDLIHAFWALPAGLLAVKLSKLFKIPCIVTLQGGETANLPEINYGNIVNEKSRRRTLEVCKNASKIVLLTNFQLMQLRSLGVHRDDIDIIPYGAEEKLFSFIKTKTFSEPYNFIHVANLTDVKDQATLLKAFKILSEKMNCLLTIIGDDFLEGKIQKLVQEFGLKNVLFVDAVPHQELNNYLSGSHFMIHTSLHEAQAVVINEAVSSGVLVCGSRVGLIYDLTDDFCISADCRDYTTLTKKILELISDKERIEKIRASAYDWSMKHSASWTYEEYKRNYKKLTNN; via the coding sequence GTGAAAAGAGTTGCAATTATAGTTAACGGCGGAATTGGTAACGGAAAATTTCTGCAAGGTGTGCCCTCCATGGTTTACCTAATTGAACGGCTTAGCCATGATTTTGAAATAGTGGTGTATTCATTAATTAAAACTGAAATAAAAGAAGTCTCAAAAAATTTCAAGCTAAAATCGATCTTAGCTAATATAAAATCACCAGGCTGGTTTAAAGCATTTTTACTATTGTTTCTGTTCTTGAAAGATCATATGATAAAAAGATATGATTTGATTCATGCTTTCTGGGCATTGCCTGCCGGGCTTCTTGCTGTAAAGCTGAGTAAGCTTTTTAAAATTCCGTGTATTGTAACATTACAAGGTGGCGAGACAGCTAATCTTCCCGAAATTAATTATGGCAACATAGTAAACGAAAAAAGTAGGAGGAGAACATTAGAAGTCTGCAAGAATGCAAGCAAGATTGTTCTTCTGACAAATTTTCAATTGATGCAACTAAGATCGCTCGGTGTACATCGTGATGACATTGATATTATTCCCTACGGCGCTGAAGAAAAACTTTTCTCTTTTATTAAGACAAAAACCTTTTCAGAACCTTATAATTTCATCCACGTTGCAAACCTCACAGATGTGAAAGACCAAGCAACATTATTAAAAGCCTTCAAAATTTTAAGTGAAAAAATGAATTGCCTGCTCACAATAATTGGTGATGATTTTTTAGAAGGTAAGATCCAAAAACTTGTTCAGGAATTTGGGCTTAAGAATGTTCTATTTGTTGATGCTGTTCCACATCAGGAGTTAAACAATTATCTCTCAGGTTCACACTTTATGATTCACACTTCGTTACATGAAGCACAGGCAGTCGTAATAAATGAAGCAGTGTCAAGCGGGGTATTGGTTTGCGGAAGCCGGGTCGGACTCATTTATGACCTTACGGATGATTTTTGTATTTCGGCTGATTGCAGAGATTATACTACTTTGACAAAAAAAATTCTTGAATTAATATCTGATAAAGAAAGAATAGAAAAAATAAGAGCCTCTGCATACGATTGGTCAATGAAACATTCGGCATCATGGACTTATGAAGAATATAAAAGAAATTATAAAAAACTGACAAATAATTAA
- a CDS encoding glycosyltransferase family 9 protein: MNEILNFKPWHSESLPRRILIIRLQAMGDVAITLPYVQSLKENLPANTTIHLLTRKEVKDIPDSIRLYNWIYSIGGGRNTKLQFLSLLLLLPKLKINKYDVVIDLQRNKMSRLVRRFLKPLAWSEIERFSATSAGEKYKKGIEAIGLCSINLNTGLQLNNPDAGKIKLMNAGWNSSNMLVVLNPAGAFSTRNWQIENYVKYAELWRKKFPATQFLILGLKTISKKSLFLKKMLKDHLIDLVNGEGTTLAEAFAIINKTYFVLTEDSGLMHIAWVSGIPTLALFGSSRSDWSAPQGEHSLCLNSSDLECGNCLLEVCKYGDVHCLSRYTPELVFDKTIILLKRTSRL; the protein is encoded by the coding sequence ATGAATGAAATTTTAAACTTTAAACCATGGCATTCTGAATCTCTCCCAAGAAGAATTCTAATTATTCGTTTACAAGCAATGGGGGATGTTGCTATTACACTTCCTTACGTACAAAGTTTAAAAGAAAACCTCCCGGCAAATACAACGATACACCTTCTAACGCGAAAAGAAGTAAAAGACATACCCGATTCTATAAGATTATACAATTGGATTTATTCAATAGGTGGCGGTAGAAATACTAAACTCCAATTCTTAAGTTTATTATTATTGCTACCCAAGCTAAAAATTAATAAGTATGACGTTGTAATTGATTTACAAAGAAATAAGATGAGTAGACTTGTGAGAAGATTTCTTAAGCCTTTGGCATGGAGTGAGATAGAAAGATTTTCTGCAACATCCGCCGGGGAAAAATATAAAAAAGGAATAGAAGCGATCGGTTTATGTTCTATCAATTTGAATACCGGATTACAATTAAATAATCCGGATGCAGGGAAAATTAAATTGATGAATGCAGGATGGAATTCTTCAAATATGCTTGTTGTATTGAATCCTGCAGGTGCTTTTAGTACACGCAACTGGCAAATTGAGAACTATGTTAAATATGCAGAATTATGGAGAAAGAAATTTCCCGCTACTCAATTTTTAATTCTTGGATTAAAAACCATTTCTAAAAAATCTTTGTTTCTAAAAAAAATGCTGAAGGATCATTTAATTGATTTGGTAAATGGTGAAGGAACAACTTTAGCAGAAGCATTTGCAATCATAAATAAAACTTATTTTGTTTTAACGGAAGACTCAGGATTAATGCACATTGCTTGGGTATCAGGAATTCCAACACTTGCTTTATTTGGTTCCTCGCGTTCAGATTGGTCCGCACCACAAGGAGAGCATTCATTATGTCTTAATTCATCTGATTTAGAATGTGGAAATTGTTTACTCGAAGTTTGCAAGTATGGTGATGTACATTGTTTGTCGCGTTATACACCTGAATTAGTATTTGATAAAACAATTATCTTACTAAAACGAACAAGCAGATTATAG